One Deinococcus grandis DNA window includes the following coding sequences:
- a CDS encoding VOC family protein yields MTRSDPRVQVQGLHHVTIVGSTRQSALDFWEGVLGMPFVFEQPNLGNPAENHLYFDPGGGRLLTVFTDEGRVDAGRDAPREPGTVEHLAFTVSRATFQLAPARLRARGIEVLERDRGFMDSIYFRDPNGMKVELACYKFQTPEGFRDADVLRRAYELRVARGDAYLSPEHLADAIEDLLRR; encoded by the coding sequence ATGACCCGCAGCGACCCCCGGGTGCAGGTGCAGGGCCTGCATCACGTCACCATCGTCGGTTCCACCCGCCAGAGTGCCCTGGACTTCTGGGAGGGGGTGCTGGGCATGCCGTTCGTGTTCGAGCAGCCGAACCTCGGCAACCCGGCCGAGAACCACCTGTACTTCGACCCCGGCGGCGGCCGCCTGCTGACCGTCTTCACCGACGAGGGCCGCGTGGACGCCGGGCGGGACGCGCCGCGCGAACCGGGCACCGTGGAGCATCTGGCGTTCACCGTGTCCCGCGCGACCTTCCAGCTCGCCCCGGCGCGGCTGCGGGCGCGCGGCATCGAGGTGCTGGAACGCGACCGTGGCTTCATGGATTCCATCTACTTCCGCGATCCGAACGGCATGAAGGTCGAACTGGCCTGCTACAAGTTCCAGACGCCCGAGGGCTTCCGGGACGCGGACGTGCTGCGCCGCGCCTATGAGCTGCGCGTGGCGCGCGGCGACGCGTACCTCAGCCCCGAGCACCTCGCGGACGCCATCGAGGACCTGCTGCGCCGCTGA